In Priestia megaterium NBRC 15308 = ATCC 14581, the following proteins share a genomic window:
- a CDS encoding ATP-dependent RecD-like DNA helicase: MNEEQVNPSQPERHYISGTSIVTVFHNEENLYNVTRIRIKKTNLEIEDKETVVTGYFPKLNEDEVYTFYGDFKEHPKFGLQFHVEQFKKELPQSRQGVVQYLSSDLFHGIGKKTAENIVDALGERAIFRILQNESVLKEVPRLSADKAEALVTQLREHQGLEEVMVKLTDLGFGPQLSMKIFQAYKQEALEIVQNNPYQLVEDIQGIGFSRADELGKRLGMATNHPDRLRAGILYVIEQECNQMGHVYVTADQLYGKTAELLRKSRHENLSEMDLTREVDALKADKKLIIQDEKIYFPPLFYAEKGLVKAIQKIMAQTQYEEQFPESEFLLALGELEERLDVQYAPSQRKGIQTALMSPMLLLTGGPGTGKTTVIKGIVELYAELHGCSLNPGDYKKDEAFPVLLVAPTGRAAKRMSEATGLPAVTIHRLLKWNGQEGFDHNEENPIDGKLLIVDEVSMVDLWLAHQLFKSLPANLQVILVGDEDQLPSVGPGQVLKDLLSSEVVPTVRLTDVYRQAEGSSIIDLAHEIKKGKLPEDLSRQQGDRSFIRCQGQHITNVVQQVCGNALKKGYTAKDIQVLAPMYKGPAGIDKLNEVLQELFNPASEQRRELKHGDITYRVGDKVLQLVNQPDSNVFNGDMGEIVSVFFAKENTEKQDMLVISYEGNEVTYTKQDFNQITHAYCCSIHKSQGSEFPIVVLPIVKSYYRMLRRNLLYTAVTRSKQFLILCGEDEAFQLGVSRNEDSIRQTNLQPLLRESLDNDIEDPEIPFMKDANIGMENVTPYDFM, translated from the coding sequence ATGAACGAAGAACAAGTGAACCCTTCACAGCCAGAACGTCATTATATAAGCGGCACGTCGATTGTAACCGTCTTTCATAACGAAGAAAACTTATATAACGTTACGCGGATACGGATCAAAAAAACAAATTTAGAGATTGAAGATAAAGAAACGGTCGTCACAGGTTATTTTCCTAAGCTGAATGAAGATGAAGTATACACGTTTTACGGAGACTTCAAAGAGCATCCAAAGTTTGGTCTGCAGTTTCATGTTGAACAGTTTAAAAAAGAACTTCCGCAATCAAGGCAAGGGGTTGTTCAGTACCTGTCTAGCGATTTATTTCACGGAATCGGTAAAAAAACTGCTGAAAACATTGTGGACGCTCTAGGAGAACGCGCTATTTTTCGTATTTTGCAAAATGAGTCTGTGCTAAAAGAGGTTCCGAGGCTTTCAGCCGACAAGGCAGAAGCTTTAGTCACGCAGCTTCGTGAACATCAAGGGTTAGAAGAAGTAATGGTAAAGCTGACAGACCTTGGATTTGGACCGCAGCTTTCGATGAAGATTTTCCAAGCGTACAAACAAGAAGCGCTTGAAATTGTTCAAAATAATCCTTATCAGCTCGTAGAAGATATTCAGGGTATTGGCTTTAGCAGGGCCGATGAACTTGGAAAGAGGCTTGGTATGGCAACCAATCATCCTGATCGTTTGCGTGCAGGTATTTTATATGTCATTGAGCAAGAATGCAATCAAATGGGACATGTATACGTCACGGCAGATCAGCTGTATGGAAAAACAGCAGAGCTTCTTCGAAAAAGCAGGCATGAGAATCTGTCTGAAATGGATCTTACAAGAGAAGTGGACGCATTAAAAGCAGACAAAAAGCTTATCATTCAAGACGAAAAAATTTATTTTCCTCCCCTTTTCTATGCTGAAAAAGGGCTGGTTAAAGCTATTCAAAAAATTATGGCTCAAACGCAGTACGAAGAGCAGTTTCCAGAATCAGAATTCTTATTGGCACTGGGTGAACTAGAAGAGCGATTAGACGTGCAATATGCACCTTCTCAGCGCAAGGGCATACAAACCGCTTTAATGTCTCCGATGCTTCTCTTAACAGGTGGACCAGGTACAGGGAAAACAACGGTTATTAAAGGAATAGTCGAACTCTATGCAGAACTTCACGGATGTTCGTTAAATCCAGGGGATTATAAAAAAGATGAAGCTTTTCCTGTTTTACTTGTGGCACCTACTGGACGCGCTGCTAAACGAATGAGCGAAGCGACGGGACTTCCAGCAGTTACCATTCACAGATTATTAAAATGGAACGGACAAGAAGGATTTGATCATAATGAGGAAAATCCAATTGACGGAAAATTACTGATTGTGGATGAAGTATCAATGGTAGATTTGTGGCTTGCTCATCAGCTGTTTAAATCTCTTCCTGCTAATTTACAGGTTATTTTAGTTGGAGACGAAGACCAGCTTCCTTCAGTAGGTCCGGGACAGGTGTTAAAAGATTTACTGAGTTCAGAAGTAGTTCCTACCGTCCGTCTTACAGATGTATACCGGCAAGCGGAAGGATCGTCAATTATTGATTTGGCTCATGAAATAAAAAAAGGAAAGCTTCCGGAAGACTTATCAAGGCAGCAAGGAGATCGTTCTTTTATTCGTTGTCAAGGACAGCACATCACGAACGTCGTGCAACAAGTTTGCGGGAATGCGTTAAAAAAAGGCTATACGGCTAAAGATATTCAAGTTCTAGCTCCTATGTATAAAGGTCCTGCAGGTATTGATAAGCTGAATGAAGTTCTTCAGGAATTATTCAACCCGGCTTCCGAGCAAAGAAGAGAGCTTAAGCACGGAGATATCACGTACCGAGTGGGAGATAAAGTGCTGCAGCTTGTAAATCAGCCGGATAGCAACGTATTTAACGGAGATATGGGAGAAATCGTCTCGGTTTTCTTTGCCAAAGAAAATACGGAAAAACAGGATATGCTGGTTATTTCATATGAAGGAAATGAAGTAACTTACACAAAGCAAGACTTTAATCAAATAACTCATGCATACTGCTGTTCCATTCATAAATCACAGGGAAGTGAATTTCCCATTGTTGTGCTTCCAATTGTTAAAAGCTATTACCGGATGCTGCGACGCAATTTACTTTATACCGCTGTTACGCGAAGCAAACAGTTTTTAATTTTATGCGGCGAAGACGAAGCGTTTCAGCTTGGCGTCAGCCGAAATGAAGACAGCATCCGACAAACGAATTTACAGCCGTTGCTTCGAGAAAGCTTGGATAACGACATAGAAGATCCCGAAATTCCATTTATGAAAGATGCAAATATTGGGATGGAAAACGTTACGCCGTATGATTTCATGTAA
- a CDS encoding tetratricopeptide repeat protein translates to MTDKNQLGIQYMQEGKFEEAAKTFSEAIEDNPKDPIVYVNFGNLLAAVSEMDRALKFYERAIELDEETATAYYGAGNIYFNAEQLEQAKHYFDLAIKKGLDSSDAYFMLGLTLFHMEEIRFAMPYLQRAVELNEHDVEAKFQYGLCLAQLEMVDEAIAEFLKVVNQEPEHADAFYNLGVAYAMKDDKDKAIEMLDEALNVQPDHVMAANAKQVLSTLEH, encoded by the coding sequence ATGACAGATAAAAATCAGCTAGGAATTCAGTATATGCAGGAAGGGAAATTTGAAGAGGCTGCTAAAACATTTTCAGAAGCAATTGAAGATAATCCAAAAGATCCAATTGTGTATGTGAATTTTGGCAATTTGTTAGCGGCTGTTAGTGAGATGGATCGTGCTTTGAAATTTTATGAACGTGCGATTGAATTAGATGAAGAAACGGCAACAGCGTATTACGGAGCAGGAAATATTTATTTTAATGCAGAGCAGCTTGAACAGGCAAAGCACTACTTTGATTTAGCAATCAAAAAAGGCTTAGATTCATCCGATGCGTACTTTATGCTTGGTTTAACGCTGTTTCATATGGAAGAAATTCGTTTCGCGATGCCTTATCTTCAGCGGGCGGTAGAACTAAACGAACATGATGTAGAAGCAAAATTTCAGTACGGTCTTTGTTTAGCACAGCTCGAAATGGTAGATGAAGCAATTGCTGAATTCCTTAAGGTAGTCAATCAAGAGCCAGAACATGCCGATGCTTTTTATAATTTAGGCGTAGCGTATGCCATGAAAGATGACAAAGACAAGGCGATTGAGATGTTAGATGAAGCTTTAAACGTGCAGCCAGATCACGTAATGGCAGCAAATGCCAAACAAGTTCTGTCTACATTAGAACATTAA
- the mnmA gene encoding tRNA 2-thiouridine(34) synthase MnmA codes for MTKSPKDTRVVVGMSGGVDSSVAALLLKQQGYDVIGIFMKNWDDTDENGVCTATEDYNDVIRVCNQIGIPYYAVNFEKQYWDKVFTYFLDEYKAGRTPNPDVMCNKEIKFKAFLEHAMTLGADYLATGHYARVAYRDGEYKMLRGVDGNKDQTYFLNQLGQDQLSKVMFPIGEIEKSKVREIAKEAGLATATKKDSTGICFIGERNFKEFLSQYLPAQPGVMQTLDGEVKGKHDGLMYYTIGQRHGLGIGGSGEPWFVVGKDLEKNVLYVDQGFHNELLYSTSLTATNVSWVSERDWSSPMTCTAKFRYRQTDSAVTVEKVDDNTIKVIFAEPVRAITPGQAVVFYKDDECLGGATIDKVFQEEEQIWYV; via the coding sequence TTGACAAAATCACCTAAAGATACACGTGTAGTAGTCGGAATGAGCGGAGGCGTTGATTCATCCGTAGCAGCTCTTTTATTAAAACAACAAGGATACGATGTGATCGGAATCTTTATGAAAAACTGGGACGATACGGATGAAAACGGCGTTTGTACTGCGACTGAAGATTATAACGATGTTATTCGCGTATGTAATCAAATTGGTATTCCCTACTATGCAGTCAACTTTGAAAAACAATATTGGGATAAAGTATTTACCTACTTTTTAGATGAATATAAAGCAGGTCGTACACCGAATCCTGATGTAATGTGTAATAAAGAAATTAAATTCAAAGCCTTTTTAGAGCATGCAATGACGCTAGGAGCAGATTATCTAGCGACAGGACATTATGCACGCGTTGCGTACCGCGACGGGGAGTATAAAATGCTTCGAGGCGTAGATGGAAATAAAGATCAAACGTATTTCTTAAATCAATTAGGACAAGATCAGCTTTCAAAAGTAATGTTCCCGATTGGTGAAATTGAGAAATCAAAAGTGCGTGAAATTGCGAAAGAAGCAGGCCTTGCTACAGCAACGAAAAAAGACAGCACAGGTATTTGCTTTATTGGTGAACGCAACTTCAAAGAATTTTTAAGTCAGTATCTTCCTGCTCAGCCAGGTGTAATGCAAACGCTTGACGGCGAAGTAAAAGGCAAGCACGACGGTCTCATGTACTATACAATTGGCCAACGCCATGGTTTAGGTATTGGAGGCAGCGGTGAACCTTGGTTTGTAGTCGGAAAAGATTTAGAAAAAAATGTTTTGTACGTCGATCAAGGCTTTCACAATGAGCTGCTCTATTCTACATCTCTCACAGCAACCAATGTCAGCTGGGTAAGCGAACGTGACTGGTCGTCACCAATGACGTGCACAGCAAAATTCCGCTATCGTCAAACTGATTCAGCAGTAACCGTTGAAAAAGTCGATGATAATACAATTAAGGTTATTTTTGCTGAACCTGTTCGCGCAATTACGCCAGGTCAAGCAGTTGTGTTTTACAAAGATGATGAATGTCTTGGCGGAGCAACAATTGACAAAGTATTTCAAGAAGAAGAGCAAATCTGGTACGTATAA
- a CDS encoding cysteine desulfurase family protein, whose product MERIYVDHAATSPIHPAVVEKMTTFMHEYFGNPSSIHHYGRESRRYLDEARQAIAASIGAHENELIFTSGGTEADNMALIGVALANRHKGNHIITTQIEHHAVLHTCEYLETQGFEVTYLPVNEYGQVSVDEIKSALTDQTILVSVMFGNNEVGAIQPIGEIGVLLKEHGAYFHTDAVQAYGLIPLNVQQLGVDLLSVSAHKINGPKGMGFLYAAAHVSLSPLLFGGEQERKRRAGTENMTSIVGFEEAVKISQQTLQTRADEYRRYKEIMVAVLKEEGISFEINGHLENSLPHVLNLSFPKTNVESMLVNLDLAGIAASSGSACTAGAIDPSHVLVAMFGKGSERLTTSIRFSFGLGNTAEQIEKTARQTANIVKRLTM is encoded by the coding sequence TTGGAACGTATTTATGTTGATCATGCAGCAACGTCTCCAATACATCCAGCAGTCGTTGAGAAAATGACGACATTTATGCATGAGTACTTTGGAAATCCGTCTAGTATTCATCACTATGGGCGGGAAAGTCGACGCTATTTAGACGAAGCTCGCCAAGCGATTGCAGCAAGTATTGGAGCACACGAAAATGAACTGATTTTTACAAGTGGTGGGACAGAAGCAGATAATATGGCACTGATCGGAGTAGCTCTTGCAAACCGCCATAAAGGAAATCATATTATTACCACGCAAATTGAACACCACGCTGTGCTTCATACGTGTGAATATTTAGAAACACAGGGCTTTGAAGTGACTTACTTACCAGTTAATGAGTACGGACAAGTATCTGTAGATGAAATAAAATCAGCCCTAACCGATCAAACAATTCTTGTGTCGGTGATGTTTGGAAATAATGAAGTAGGTGCTATTCAGCCAATTGGGGAAATTGGAGTTCTATTAAAAGAGCATGGAGCATATTTCCACACGGATGCAGTGCAAGCTTATGGATTAATTCCGTTAAATGTGCAACAATTAGGTGTCGATCTTTTATCCGTTTCGGCTCATAAAATTAACGGACCAAAAGGGATGGGCTTTTTATATGCAGCTGCTCACGTTTCACTGTCTCCTTTGCTATTTGGAGGAGAACAAGAGCGCAAACGACGAGCTGGAACTGAGAACATGACAAGTATTGTCGGGTTTGAAGAGGCTGTGAAAATTTCGCAACAAACGCTGCAAACACGTGCAGATGAATATAGAAGATACAAAGAAATAATGGTAGCTGTGTTGAAAGAAGAAGGTATTTCCTTTGAAATTAACGGACATCTTGAAAATTCTCTGCCACATGTGTTAAATTTATCATTTCCAAAAACAAATGTTGAATCGATGCTCGTGAATTTAGACTTAGCAGGAATTGCGGCATCAAGCGGTTCAGCTTGCACAGCGGGAGCAATCGATCCTTCTCATGTGCTTGTAGCTATGTTTGGAAAAGGGTCTGAACGTTTAACAACTTCTATTCGATTTAGCTTTGGCTTAGGAAACACAGCTGAGCAAATTGAAAAAACCGCACGTCAAACAGCAAACATCGTTAAGCGACTAACGATGTAA
- the cymR gene encoding cysteine metabolism transcriptional regulator CymR produces the protein MKISTKGRYGLTIMIELAKRFGEGPISLKTIAQTHDLSEHYLEQLISPLRNAGLVKSVRGAYGGYILAHEPANITSGDIISVLEGPISPVEGIEDEEPAKRELWIRIRDAVKEVLDSTTLEDLANHSDDDQASYMFYI, from the coding sequence ATGAAAATTTCAACAAAAGGACGCTACGGTTTAACGATTATGATTGAGCTTGCGAAGCGCTTTGGCGAAGGTCCTATCTCGCTTAAAACTATTGCTCAAACGCATGACTTATCTGAACATTATTTAGAGCAGCTTATTTCACCGCTGCGTAACGCTGGGCTTGTAAAAAGCGTGCGCGGAGCTTATGGCGGTTACATCTTAGCCCATGAACCTGCTAACATTACTTCTGGTGATATTATTTCTGTTTTAGAAGGTCCTATTAGTCCTGTAGAAGGAATTGAAGATGAAGAGCCTGCAAAACGCGAGCTGTGGATTCGTATTCGAGATGCGGTTAAAGAAGTGCTAGATAGTACAACGCTTGAAGATTTAGCAAATCATTCTGATGATGATCAAGCGTCTTATATGTTTTATATTTAA